A region of Pyxidicoccus parkwaysis DNA encodes the following proteins:
- a CDS encoding Mpo1 family 2-hydroxy fatty acid dioxygenase — MLKPHVVALFDEYYSSHQHPTNRLTHKIAIPLIVLHIVAMLDWVKLATVPALPGGVLTLGMLSLVTTAIWYLRADVKLGLIVMAFMVACIPVGRMLPMWSVVAIAVFAWLVQLAGHAVWEKKSPSFLTNLVHALVGPLFFVAVLSGDYVLKPVPPAAEPARA; from the coding sequence ATGCTCAAGCCCCACGTGGTGGCCCTGTTCGACGAGTACTACTCCTCGCACCAGCACCCCACCAACCGCCTCACGCACAAGATTGCAATCCCTCTCATCGTCCTCCACATCGTGGCGATGCTGGACTGGGTGAAGCTGGCGACGGTGCCGGCGCTGCCGGGCGGAGTGCTGACGCTGGGGATGCTGTCCCTGGTGACGACCGCCATCTGGTACCTGCGAGCGGACGTGAAGCTGGGACTCATCGTGATGGCGTTCATGGTCGCGTGCATCCCCGTGGGTCGCATGCTGCCGATGTGGAGCGTGGTGGCCATCGCCGTCTTCGCGTGGCTGGTGCAGCTCGCCGGGCACGCCGTCTGGGAGAAGAAGTCGCCCTCGTTCCTCACCAACCTCGTGCACGCGCTGGTGGGCCCGCTATTCTTCGTGGCGGTGCTCTCCGGGGACTACGTCCTCAAGCCCGTGCCGCCGGCCGCCGAGCCGGCTCGTGCCTGA
- a CDS encoding Mpo1-like protein → MSFADKMRVWMPLHENGVSRAAHFVGAYMFTFALLVPLCLVRVPVGGVEITAAHALVVAVALYAVSLEWTAGLLMALPLVPTLVAAQSVAALPGSTAAAVAVGVMVVRFALVVGAHVVFEKKTHGLSLGGPLLFFIEPVYLLTLALFAMGLKRDLHARATAGGTPAARLAA, encoded by the coding sequence ATGAGCTTCGCTGACAAGATGCGCGTCTGGATGCCCCTGCACGAGAACGGCGTGAGCCGCGCCGCGCACTTCGTGGGGGCGTACATGTTCACCTTCGCCCTGCTGGTGCCGCTGTGCCTCGTGCGCGTGCCGGTGGGCGGAGTGGAAATCACCGCGGCGCATGCGCTGGTGGTAGCCGTGGCGCTCTACGCCGTCTCGTTGGAGTGGACGGCGGGGCTGCTGATGGCGCTGCCCCTGGTGCCCACGCTCGTCGCCGCACAGTCCGTGGCGGCCCTGCCGGGCAGCACCGCCGCCGCCGTGGCCGTGGGTGTCATGGTGGTGCGCTTCGCGCTCGTCGTGGGCGCGCACGTCGTCTTCGAGAAGAAGACCCACGGCCTGTCCCTGGGCGGGCCGCTGCTGTTCTTCATCGAGCCCGTGTACCTGCTCACGCTCGCCCTGTTCGCCATGGGGCTGAAGCGAGACCTGCACGCCCGGGCGACGGCGGGTGGCACTCCCGCCGCGCGGCTGGCGGCGTGA
- a CDS encoding 16S rRNA (uracil(1498)-N(3))-methyltransferase translates to MVRLFVPLPEPAPAEVELTGERRHYLLHVLRLEAGDALEVFDGRGRAFEARVASVDTEGVRVTLGTARVAPPRRAVSVLQGLPKGDKLELVLQKGTELGAAAFLPVATARSVVKLEPKRAEERTSRWTKIVEEASRQCRRDDVPRVETPRPLLEAARALAPGTVVLVLDEEESAVPLGEAFRAAGPGTPVALVIGPEGGLARDEVEALGKLGARNVTLGKRILRTETAALAALAVMMHVDGELG, encoded by the coding sequence GTGGTCCGCCTCTTCGTTCCGTTGCCGGAGCCCGCCCCCGCCGAGGTGGAGCTGACCGGAGAACGCCGCCACTACCTCCTGCATGTGCTGCGCCTGGAAGCGGGCGACGCGCTGGAGGTCTTCGACGGCAGGGGCCGCGCCTTCGAGGCGCGCGTGGCGAGCGTGGACACGGAAGGCGTGCGCGTGACGCTCGGCACCGCGCGCGTGGCGCCTCCCCGCCGCGCGGTGAGCGTGCTGCAGGGACTGCCCAAGGGAGACAAGCTTGAGCTGGTGCTGCAGAAGGGCACGGAGCTGGGCGCCGCCGCGTTCCTCCCCGTGGCCACCGCGCGCAGCGTGGTGAAGCTGGAGCCGAAGCGCGCGGAGGAGCGCACCTCGCGGTGGACGAAGATTGTCGAGGAGGCCTCGCGCCAGTGCCGCCGCGACGACGTGCCGCGCGTGGAGACGCCGCGACCCCTCCTGGAGGCCGCGCGCGCGCTGGCGCCGGGCACGGTGGTGCTGGTGCTGGACGAGGAGGAGTCCGCGGTGCCGCTGGGCGAGGCCTTCCGGGCGGCGGGCCCGGGCACGCCGGTGGCGCTCGTCATCGGACCGGAGGGAGGGCTCGCGCGTGACGAGGTGGAAGCACTCGGCAAGCTGGGCGCACGCAACGTCACCCTGGGCAAGCGCATCCTGCGGACCGAGACGGCCGCCCTGGCGGCGCTCGCGGTGATGATGCACGTGGACGGAGAACTCGGATAG
- a CDS encoding AraC family transcriptional regulator produces the protein MGPLLTYLRATGHDPAPLVERFGLPANAASLPEVSLPLTTLHAFLDAAESLSGDAFLGLHVAQRVPRGTYGLVEYIARASATVRDTFRSLARYMALLEPAWRASFRDEDDGGGTFAYGIPGEPLAYGRHASEYGLALFVHVGRQLTERHLSPRAVAFAHPAPADIRPLVEHFGVTPVFGGGLNSLTMDAATLDTPVVGADPVLLSVLERAAGTPPAATPPPEPPVPDFVHRVREAIRAFLREGAPQVGDVAKGLHVSLRTLQRRLTEHGTSFQDEVDTVRRELSFQYLKDAHLGVSEVAFLLGYAELSTFDRAFKRWTGMTPRVWREGTEGG, from the coding sequence GTGGGGCCGCTGCTTACGTACTTGCGTGCGACGGGGCATGACCCCGCGCCGCTGGTGGAGCGCTTCGGCCTGCCCGCCAACGCCGCGTCCCTGCCCGAGGTCAGCCTCCCGCTCACCACGCTGCACGCCTTCCTCGACGCCGCGGAGTCCCTCTCCGGCGACGCGTTCCTCGGCCTGCACGTGGCGCAGCGGGTGCCGCGCGGCACCTACGGCCTCGTGGAGTACATCGCCCGGGCCTCGGCCACCGTGCGCGACACCTTCCGCTCGCTGGCCCGGTACATGGCGCTGCTGGAGCCCGCGTGGCGCGCGTCCTTCCGCGACGAGGACGACGGCGGCGGCACCTTCGCCTACGGCATCCCCGGCGAGCCTCTGGCCTATGGCCGTCACGCCAGCGAGTACGGCCTCGCCCTCTTCGTCCACGTGGGCCGCCAGCTCACCGAGCGCCACTTGAGCCCGCGCGCCGTCGCCTTCGCCCACCCCGCGCCCGCGGACATCCGCCCCCTGGTGGAGCACTTCGGCGTCACGCCCGTCTTCGGAGGAGGCCTCAACTCCCTGACCATGGACGCGGCCACGCTGGACACGCCCGTCGTGGGCGCCGACCCCGTCCTCCTCTCCGTGCTGGAGCGCGCCGCCGGGACGCCCCCGGCCGCCACCCCTCCGCCCGAGCCGCCGGTGCCCGACTTCGTCCACCGCGTGCGCGAGGCCATCCGCGCCTTCCTGCGCGAGGGGGCACCGCAGGTGGGAGACGTGGCGAAGGGGCTCCACGTCAGCCTCCGCACCCTCCAGCGCCGCCTCACCGAGCACGGCACCTCCTTCCAGGACGAGGTCGACACGGTGCGCCGTGAGCTGTCCTTCCAGTACCTGAAGGACGCGCACCTGGGCGTGAGCGAGGTGGCCTTCCTCCTCGGCTACGCGGAGCTGAGCACCTTCGACCGCGCCTTCAAGCGGTGGACGGGGATGACGCCCCGCGTCTGGCGCGAGGGAACCGAGGGCGGCTGA
- a CDS encoding adenylate/guanylate cyclase domain-containing protein has product MRRRDKRHGKGRESTVARFSQSRANEERVLAENSLRGERRVALLRLCVLVLMSISQGLIPKLSVEPYVPVMDWWRGLAIAGYGLFSVSAIIVLRGQKPAPKRAQWFPLPTTALDTSFFSYMAWHTWTHTGQFDAGMLAGSLGLVLAFSVARYSWLHVLLSTTLSSVAYAVLAGVTGHGSPARVCFVVSCYVALGALIARTNADVSGMFLNLRRRDGLSRFLPKQVVERVMQLGDVSLEPVQREVTILFSDIRDFTSLSETLQPRQVLELLDDYFGHMSQIVMARDGIVNKFLGDGMLACWGVPDHRDDHAELAMRAALDMRARLEELNAHREQQGLPRLRIGIGLHTGVVAAGMLGGAEQHEYTVIGDAVNLASRVEGLTKAHGVDILVSESTWRQGGGRFAGTRLTETHVKGRREAVVVYTLQGRLPATEEAQPVLQVATAT; this is encoded by the coding sequence ATGCGCCGACGCGACAAGCGCCATGGAAAGGGCCGTGAGTCCACGGTGGCCCGCTTCTCCCAGAGCCGCGCCAACGAGGAGCGGGTGCTGGCGGAGAACTCGCTGCGAGGCGAGCGCCGCGTGGCCCTCCTCCGCCTCTGCGTGCTGGTGTTGATGTCCATCAGCCAGGGCCTCATCCCGAAGCTGTCCGTCGAGCCCTACGTGCCGGTGATGGATTGGTGGCGCGGGCTGGCCATTGCCGGGTACGGGCTGTTCTCCGTGTCCGCCATCATCGTGCTGCGCGGCCAGAAGCCGGCTCCGAAGCGGGCCCAGTGGTTCCCGCTGCCCACGACGGCGCTGGACACCAGCTTCTTCTCGTACATGGCCTGGCACACGTGGACGCATACGGGCCAGTTCGACGCGGGCATGCTCGCCGGGAGCCTGGGCCTGGTGCTGGCCTTCTCGGTGGCGCGGTACTCGTGGCTGCACGTGCTGCTGTCCACGACGCTGTCCTCGGTGGCGTACGCGGTGCTCGCGGGCGTGACAGGGCACGGCTCTCCGGCGCGCGTCTGCTTCGTCGTCTCCTGCTATGTGGCGCTGGGTGCGCTCATCGCCCGGACGAACGCGGACGTGAGCGGCATGTTCCTCAACCTGCGCCGCCGCGACGGCCTGTCCCGCTTCCTGCCCAAGCAGGTGGTGGAGCGGGTGATGCAGCTCGGGGACGTGTCACTGGAGCCGGTGCAGCGCGAGGTCACCATCCTCTTCAGCGACATCCGCGACTTCACCTCGCTGAGCGAGACGCTCCAGCCGCGCCAGGTGCTGGAGTTGCTGGACGACTACTTCGGGCACATGTCGCAAATCGTGATGGCGCGCGATGGCATCGTGAACAAGTTCCTCGGGGACGGGATGCTGGCGTGCTGGGGCGTGCCGGACCACCGCGATGACCACGCGGAGCTGGCCATGCGCGCGGCGCTCGACATGCGGGCGCGGCTGGAGGAACTGAACGCGCACCGCGAGCAGCAGGGCCTGCCCCGGCTGCGCATCGGCATCGGCCTGCACACCGGCGTGGTGGCGGCGGGCATGCTCGGGGGCGCGGAGCAGCACGAGTACACCGTCATCGGCGACGCGGTGAACCTGGCCTCTCGCGTGGAGGGGCTCACCAAGGCGCACGGCGTGGACATCCTCGTCAGCGAGAGCACCTGGAGGCAGGGCGGTGGGCGCTTCGCCGGGACGCGCCTGACGGAGACGCACGTGAAGGGCCGGCGCGAGGCGGTGGTCGTCTACACGCTCCAAGGCCGGCTCCCCGCGACGGAAGAGGCGCAGCCCGTCCTCCAGGTGGCCACGGCGACGTAG
- a CDS encoding NAD(P)/FAD-dependent oxidoreductase, which produces MNGPPVDVAIVGGGPAGAAAALTLLGHGRGVLVLEQSRYAPPRFGETVAPPAEPLLRRLDAWTSVSPDMLPCGGVDSAWHADDLVERDTLWVPGGLGWHVERARWDEALIRLAERRGAMLVTGCRVTGVSVVAGGGWRVHAGGTTWHARFLVDATGRRAELARRVGGHPRSAGSEVALAGRWSGAPDRETRLLVEATPGGWWYLAPTPTHRVACLVSDSEALRELRPPPLAWRRELARTRHVRERAPAAAPALRGVRVEWRWLEPCAGTGWLAVGDAASTRDILSGGGMVAALQSGISGAETAEQYLRGAADALSRHVTRERRRFLAHVRQSAAWQLGHRWPAAGYWERRTRAAEAVIRHLEGTAGSS; this is translated from the coding sequence GTGAACGGGCCGCCCGTCGATGTCGCCATCGTCGGCGGCGGCCCCGCGGGTGCGGCGGCCGCGCTGACGCTGCTCGGCCATGGGCGCGGCGTCCTCGTCCTCGAGCAGTCACGCTACGCGCCTCCCCGGTTCGGGGAGACCGTCGCGCCGCCAGCCGAGCCACTGCTGCGCCGCCTCGATGCCTGGACCTCCGTCAGCCCCGACATGCTTCCGTGTGGCGGCGTCGACTCGGCCTGGCATGCCGATGACCTGGTGGAGCGGGACACCCTCTGGGTCCCCGGCGGGCTGGGGTGGCACGTCGAGCGGGCGCGCTGGGACGAAGCCCTCATCCGTCTCGCCGAGCGCCGTGGCGCCATGCTCGTCACCGGCTGCCGAGTCACCGGCGTGAGCGTGGTGGCGGGCGGAGGCTGGCGCGTCCACGCGGGCGGGACGACATGGCACGCACGCTTCCTGGTGGATGCGACCGGGCGCCGGGCGGAGCTCGCCCGACGCGTGGGAGGACACCCGCGCTCCGCCGGAAGCGAGGTCGCCCTGGCCGGCCGCTGGTCCGGAGCGCCGGACAGGGAGACGCGGCTGCTCGTCGAGGCAACCCCCGGTGGGTGGTGGTACCTCGCCCCCACCCCCACTCACCGCGTCGCCTGCCTGGTGAGTGACTCCGAGGCCCTGCGAGAGCTTCGGCCCCCACCCCTCGCATGGCGCCGGGAGCTGGCGCGGACCCGGCACGTCCGCGAGCGCGCCCCCGCGGCAGCGCCGGCACTCCGGGGCGTCAGGGTCGAATGGAGATGGCTCGAGCCATGTGCCGGGACGGGATGGCTGGCCGTGGGAGATGCCGCGTCGACGCGGGACATCCTGTCGGGCGGCGGCATGGTCGCGGCCCTCCAGAGCGGCATCAGCGGGGCGGAGACGGCCGAGCAATATCTGAGAGGCGCCGCGGACGCGCTGTCCCGGCATGTGACGCGTGAGCGGCGGCGGTTCCTGGCGCACGTGCGGCAGAGCGCGGCGTGGCAGCTGGGCCACCGCTGGCCCGCCGCCGGTTACTGGGAGCGCCGGACCCGCGCGGCGGAGGCGGTCATCCGTCACCTGGAGGGAACCGCTGGGAGCTCATGA
- a CDS encoding FrgA protein, with product MPARLAQLLVSRMLLSQEKAGELLRQNQAQGGHLDTALLEQGVLGEADVLALLGEVSGFRPVNLMDFEPNTDVASFIPPKIAERLCVVPLSLDGNTLHVACGYPVPKKELDEVGFLLGKPLELWVATEVRIREWVSTIYRQPLAPRFSQLAATLDPERRAAAASPPPAPAAQEDALTADMVERLARSVAQEPLSAEVRNAPREPAAPQRAEPQRPPPPPPPEENVPPPAYVRAPLRLNMPKEAAATQKPAQAPVAKAAPPAVTTPPQQPAPKAAPPVVTTAPQQPAPKAAPPVVTTAPQQPVAKAAPPVLTTAPQQPAPKAAPPVITASPQTAPAAKPPPQVLQAPASAQAPTNGAPRAPAQPAPAQQPASGTPQVWPPGPANAASGAPQVWPPGAATSPVAETPSTLRFPSPFTRTDAQPARSSEPAFLVFPNPGAAPRAPEPAAAPARPQAQPPANQEVPDWTLAQARAALKEATKDRDRLIDVALRFGRRTFDYVASFAVVRGAAQGLEARGEGMMGDALTQVSVPLDASSVFRTVAVTRGSYAGPLPPDALTRHYLELFGRQQPRTVFLYPVEVKGRLVAILYGDCGQKPISQRRLSDYILFCQDLPAAFQELILFRKQRVSELRSTEEPELTIDVDVPIAAQPAPAPAVVAGLGWSPFFGRGAAGSVGRAAALPPRAQSQEERPPPDFTPLLKRLTGPDAAQRANAMAELARSPEASAKVLAQHFPGPTAWSRLPVVELPEADELGPIPGALSRLGRPAAHALAPLLDSPDPDTRYFALLTAGNLPYVELVDGVLRGLFDMEPDISSAARVAASALKQLPRLDAAMRDLRQELNNRDAMRRSLAARALGALHNREAIEGLIQLTGSDDEMCAQAGAEALREVTRATLGLSPRQWATWWAENRSRRRADWLVTALRHKELDVRLAAIEELSRALNDTLGYYADAPEAEREVAVRRWEAAAVDPANARRLGML from the coding sequence ATGCCTGCCCGCCTTGCCCAGCTCCTCGTCTCGCGCATGCTTCTCTCTCAGGAGAAGGCGGGGGAGCTGCTGCGCCAGAACCAGGCCCAGGGCGGGCACCTGGACACCGCGCTGCTCGAACAGGGTGTCCTCGGCGAGGCGGACGTGCTCGCGCTGCTGGGCGAGGTCTCCGGCTTCCGGCCGGTGAACCTGATGGACTTCGAGCCCAACACGGACGTCGCCTCCTTCATCCCGCCGAAAATCGCCGAGCGCCTGTGCGTCGTGCCGCTATCCCTGGACGGCAACACGCTGCACGTGGCGTGCGGCTACCCGGTGCCGAAGAAGGAGCTGGACGAGGTGGGCTTCCTGCTCGGCAAGCCGCTCGAGCTGTGGGTGGCCACCGAGGTGCGCATCCGCGAGTGGGTCTCCACCATCTACCGCCAGCCGCTCGCGCCGCGCTTCTCCCAGCTCGCCGCCACGCTGGACCCCGAGCGCCGCGCCGCCGCCGCCTCCCCTCCGCCCGCGCCGGCCGCGCAGGAGGACGCACTCACGGCGGACATGGTGGAGCGACTGGCGCGCTCCGTGGCGCAGGAGCCCCTGTCCGCCGAGGTGCGCAACGCGCCCCGTGAGCCGGCCGCGCCCCAGCGCGCCGAGCCGCAGCGTCCGCCCCCGCCACCTCCGCCCGAGGAGAACGTTCCGCCGCCGGCCTACGTCCGCGCGCCGCTGCGGCTGAACATGCCGAAGGAGGCGGCCGCGACGCAGAAGCCCGCGCAGGCCCCCGTGGCCAAGGCCGCGCCGCCCGCCGTTACCACCCCTCCTCAGCAGCCCGCGCCCAAGGCCGCGCCGCCTGTCGTCACCACGGCTCCGCAGCAGCCCGCGCCCAAGGCCGCGCCGCCTGTCGTCACCACGGCTCCGCAGCAGCCCGTGGCGAAGGCCGCGCCGCCCGTCCTCACCACGGCACCGCAGCAGCCCGCGCCCAAGGCCGCTCCGCCCGTCATCACCGCGAGCCCGCAGACCGCGCCCGCCGCGAAGCCGCCGCCGCAGGTGCTCCAGGCTCCGGCATCCGCGCAGGCTCCCACCAACGGCGCTCCGCGCGCGCCTGCCCAGCCCGCGCCCGCGCAGCAACCCGCCTCGGGCACGCCGCAGGTGTGGCCGCCCGGACCGGCGAATGCCGCCTCCGGCGCGCCGCAGGTGTGGCCGCCGGGTGCCGCCACGTCGCCCGTTGCCGAGACACCGTCCACGCTGCGCTTCCCCTCGCCGTTCACGAGGACGGACGCACAGCCCGCGCGCTCCTCGGAGCCCGCGTTCCTCGTCTTCCCCAACCCTGGCGCCGCGCCACGTGCGCCCGAGCCGGCCGCCGCTCCTGCTCGCCCGCAGGCACAGCCTCCCGCGAACCAGGAGGTGCCGGACTGGACGCTGGCCCAGGCGCGCGCCGCGCTGAAGGAAGCCACCAAGGACCGGGACCGGCTCATCGACGTGGCGCTGCGCTTCGGCCGCCGCACGTTCGACTACGTGGCCTCGTTCGCCGTGGTGCGCGGTGCCGCGCAGGGCCTGGAGGCGCGCGGCGAGGGCATGATGGGCGACGCGCTCACCCAGGTGTCCGTCCCGCTCGACGCGAGCAGCGTCTTCCGCACGGTGGCCGTCACGCGTGGCAGCTACGCGGGCCCGCTGCCGCCGGACGCGCTCACTCGGCACTACCTGGAGCTGTTCGGCCGGCAGCAGCCGCGCACCGTCTTCCTGTACCCGGTGGAGGTGAAGGGCCGGCTGGTGGCCATCCTCTACGGTGACTGCGGGCAGAAGCCCATCAGCCAGCGCCGCCTGTCCGACTACATCCTGTTCTGCCAGGACCTGCCGGCCGCGTTCCAGGAGCTCATCCTCTTCCGCAAGCAGCGCGTGTCGGAGCTGCGCTCGACGGAGGAGCCGGAGCTGACCATCGACGTGGACGTGCCCATCGCCGCGCAGCCGGCCCCCGCGCCCGCCGTCGTCGCGGGCCTGGGCTGGAGCCCCTTCTTCGGCCGGGGCGCCGCGGGCAGCGTGGGCCGCGCCGCCGCGCTGCCTCCGCGCGCGCAGTCGCAGGAGGAGCGCCCGCCGCCGGACTTCACGCCGCTGCTCAAGCGCCTCACCGGCCCGGACGCCGCGCAGCGCGCGAATGCCATGGCGGAGCTGGCGCGCTCGCCCGAGGCCAGCGCCAAGGTGCTGGCGCAGCACTTCCCCGGCCCCACCGCGTGGAGCCGCCTGCCCGTGGTGGAATTGCCCGAGGCGGACGAGCTGGGCCCCATCCCCGGCGCGCTCTCGCGCCTGGGCCGTCCCGCCGCGCACGCGCTGGCGCCGCTGCTGGACTCGCCCGACCCGGACACGCGCTACTTCGCGCTGCTCACCGCGGGCAACCTGCCCTACGTGGAGCTGGTGGACGGCGTGCTGCGCGGGCTGTTCGACATGGAGCCGGACATCTCCAGCGCCGCGCGCGTGGCGGCCTCGGCCCTCAAGCAGCTCCCCCGGCTGGACGCGGCCATGCGTGACTTGCGCCAGGAGCTGAACAACCGGGACGCGATGCGCCGCTCGCTGGCCGCGCGGGCGCTGGGCGCGCTGCACAACCGCGAGGCGATTGAAGGCCTCATCCAGCTCACCGGCAGCGACGACGAGATGTGCGCCCAGGCCGGCGCCGAGGCGCTGCGCGAGGTGACGCGCGCCACCCTCGGCCTCAGCCCGAGGCAGTGGGCGACGTGGTGGGCGGAGAACCGCAGCCGCCGTCGCGCGGACTGGCTCGTCACGGCGCTGCGCCACAAGGAGCTGGACGTGCGGCTGGCGGCGATTGAGGAGCTGAGCCGCGCCCTCAACGACACGCTCGGCTACTACGCGGACGCCCCCGAGGCCGAGCGCGAGGTGGCGGTGCGCCGCTGGGAGGCCGCGGCGGTGGACCCGGCCAACGCCCGCCGGCTGGGCATGCTGTAG
- a CDS encoding RDD family protein has product MSKCLKCGATLPPVGDCTSCATTVRDTPVPSLLDRDIRIDRRSAERASEPAFVDTAHAPPSVAPLAAPLPPPAAPRAAAPQPGVAAPRAAAPQPSHPGVAAPRAAAPQPGVAAPRMPAPQPGQPGVAAPRPAPQQPHAAPRAAAPQQPHAAAPQQAPAPRAAPPQQAPAAPRAAQPPVGSPMTPAYGTPPAPAPRAQAPAPAPAGLPHMEAVPSAQPRMESATPAQAPGLPHMEPLEHAAPGLPRMESAAPAQAPGLPRMESLPPAPAAAPNVGIARSEAIRAPAAKGINASSTTEVHARPASLWRRLLSFTVDTAAIAGVAALYITLASSVTGTKAPAAGLVGLDAFVAWLRAFHTVLLPGFFLVLVLALVYCAVAAFLWNGRTLGRLLLGLRLVDTHGVAPAPGRAIVRAVLASLSFVLFLGGFWMALFDRRGQTLHDKLTSTFVVQPS; this is encoded by the coding sequence TTGTCCAAGTGCCTGAAGTGCGGTGCCACGCTTCCGCCCGTGGGGGATTGCACCTCCTGCGCCACCACCGTTCGTGACACGCCGGTGCCGAGCCTGCTCGACCGGGACATCCGCATCGACCGCCGCTCGGCGGAGCGCGCCTCGGAGCCGGCCTTCGTCGACACCGCGCATGCACCGCCGTCCGTGGCCCCGCTGGCCGCGCCACTTCCGCCTCCCGCCGCGCCTCGCGCCGCCGCGCCGCAGCCCGGTGTCGCTGCTCCTCGCGCCGCTGCTCCTCAGCCCAGTCACCCCGGTGTCGCCGCTCCTCGCGCCGCCGCGCCGCAGCCGGGTGTCGCCGCCCCGCGCATGCCCGCGCCGCAGCCGGGTCAGCCGGGTGTCGCCGCGCCTCGCCCGGCGCCGCAGCAGCCTCACGCCGCTCCGCGTGCCGCGGCTCCGCAGCAGCCCCACGCCGCGGCGCCGCAGCAGGCTCCCGCTCCTCGCGCGGCTCCGCCGCAGCAGGCTCCCGCCGCGCCTCGCGCCGCGCAGCCTCCGGTGGGCTCGCCGATGACGCCGGCCTACGGCACGCCTCCGGCCCCGGCACCGCGCGCGCAGGCTCCGGCTCCCGCGCCGGCCGGTCTGCCCCACATGGAGGCCGTGCCTTCCGCGCAGCCGCGCATGGAGTCCGCGACTCCCGCGCAGGCGCCGGGCCTCCCCCACATGGAGCCCCTGGAGCACGCGGCGCCGGGCCTGCCTCGCATGGAGTCCGCGGCTCCCGCGCAGGCGCCGGGTCTGCCTCGCATGGAGTCCCTGCCTCCGGCTCCCGCCGCCGCGCCCAACGTCGGCATCGCTCGTTCCGAGGCGATTCGCGCTCCGGCCGCCAAGGGCATCAACGCGTCCAGCACCACGGAGGTGCACGCGCGTCCGGCCTCGCTGTGGCGCCGGCTGCTGTCCTTCACCGTCGACACGGCGGCCATCGCCGGCGTCGCGGCGCTCTACATCACCCTCGCCTCGTCGGTGACGGGGACGAAGGCGCCCGCGGCCGGGCTGGTGGGCCTGGACGCCTTCGTCGCGTGGCTGCGCGCGTTCCACACCGTGCTGCTGCCGGGGTTTTTCCTGGTGCTGGTGCTGGCGCTCGTGTACTGCGCGGTGGCGGCCTTCCTCTGGAACGGCCGCACGCTCGGCCGGCTGCTCCTCGGGCTGCGGCTCGTGGATACGCACGGGGTGGCCCCGGCGCCGGGCCGCGCCATCGTCCGCGCGGTACTCGCCAGCCTTTCGTTCGTGCTGTTCCTGGGTGGCTTCTGGATGGCACTTTTCGACCGCCGCGGGCAGACACTGCATGACAAGCTGACGTCCACCTTCGTCGTCCAACCGAGCTGA
- a CDS encoding GlsB/YeaQ/YmgE family stress response membrane protein, protein MGIIAFIVIGLIAGLIARAILPGRQSMGLVATTLLGMVGSLVGGLIGSLFQRDGHLFDLRPSGIIMSVIGAIVVLMLVGAAGRRRVHA, encoded by the coding sequence ATGGGGATCATCGCATTCATCGTCATTGGCCTCATCGCGGGTCTCATCGCCCGCGCCATCCTCCCGGGGCGGCAGAGCATGGGCCTGGTGGCGACGACGCTGCTCGGCATGGTGGGCTCGCTCGTGGGCGGCCTGATTGGCTCGCTCTTCCAGCGTGACGGACATCTGTTCGACCTGCGCCCGTCAGGCATCATCATGTCGGTGATTGGCGCCATCGTCGTACTCATGCTGGTGGGGGCAGCGGGACGACGACGCGTCCATGCCTAG
- a CDS encoding asparaginase, translated as MSTLTIEALRSGLVESVHAVSVAVVDTEGTLVAQAGDPGRFTWWRSAAKPFQALPLVQDGAADHYGFGPRELALACGSNSSEPMHRALAASMLRACGCEEHQLACGPHPPLSLAVADEALRAGVVITPRWSNCSGKHAGMLALARHHGWATQGYERAGHPVQERALTEVLRWTSQSRDAVRLGVDGCTAVCFALSLRAMATSYARFGISTEPAARRLREAMVAHPEMVAGTGRPCTDIMTAARGAVVVKVGADGIYCAALPALGLGVALKVEDGDGRCSPPALLSVLRQVAERRGLSLPLPGLGHHEAPVQRTTRGEPVGELRATGALRFH; from the coding sequence ATGTCCACGCTCACCATCGAGGCCCTCCGCTCGGGACTGGTCGAGTCCGTCCACGCCGTGTCCGTCGCGGTGGTGGACACGGAGGGCACGCTCGTCGCACAGGCGGGAGACCCGGGGCGCTTCACCTGGTGGCGCTCCGCGGCCAAGCCCTTCCAGGCCCTGCCGCTCGTGCAGGACGGCGCGGCGGACCACTACGGCTTCGGCCCGCGCGAATTGGCGCTGGCGTGTGGCTCCAACTCGAGTGAGCCGATGCACCGGGCGCTCGCGGCGTCCATGCTGCGCGCGTGCGGCTGCGAGGAGCACCAGCTCGCCTGCGGTCCGCACCCGCCGCTGTCCCTGGCCGTCGCGGACGAGGCGCTGCGCGCGGGCGTCGTCATCACTCCTCGCTGGAGCAACTGCTCGGGCAAGCACGCCGGCATGCTCGCGCTGGCACGGCACCACGGCTGGGCCACGCAGGGCTACGAGCGCGCCGGCCATCCGGTGCAGGAGCGCGCGCTCACGGAGGTGCTGCGCTGGACGAGCCAATCGCGCGACGCGGTGAGGCTGGGCGTGGATGGCTGCACGGCGGTGTGTTTCGCGCTGTCCCTGCGCGCCATGGCCACCTCCTACGCGCGCTTCGGAATCTCGACGGAGCCCGCGGCGCGGCGGCTGCGAGAGGCCATGGTGGCGCACCCGGAAATGGTGGCGGGCACGGGCCGTCCGTGCACGGACATCATGACGGCGGCGCGAGGCGCGGTGGTGGTGAAGGTGGGCGCGGACGGCATCTACTGCGCGGCGCTGCCGGCGCTGGGACTGGGCGTGGCGCTGAAGGTGGAGGACGGAGACGGCCGCTGCTCGCCGCCCGCGCTGCTGTCGGTGCTGCGGCAGGTGGCCGAGCGGCGGGGCCTGTCGCTTCCGCTGCCGGGGTTGGGGCACCATGAGGCGCCGGTGCAACGCACCACCCGGGGCGAGCCCGTGGGCGAGCTGCGGGCCACCGGCGCGCTGCGCTTCCATTGA